A genomic region of Mus musculus strain C57BL/6J chromosome 7, GRCm38.p6 C57BL/6J contains the following coding sequences:
- the Olfr568 gene encoding olfactory receptor 568 yields the protein MLILNNTHSQLPTFLLTGIPGLRAAQVWISIPFCLLYLSGNSMILLVIVREQSLHEPMYYFLSMLSITDLSLSLCTLSTTLGVLWFEAREINLNACIAQMFFLHGFTFMESGVLLAMAFDRFVAICDPLRYTTILTNARIAQIGTIVLIRNVAVMLPVVLFVKRLSFCSSLVLSHSYCYHVDVIQLSCTDNRINSVLGLFALFSTTGFDCPCILLSYVLIIRSVLSIASSDERQKAFNTCISHISAVAIFYIPLISLSLVHRYGHSAPAFVHTVMANVFLLIPPVLNPIIYSVKTKQIRKAILKVLNQKQNQL from the coding sequence ATGCTCATCCTTAATAATACCCATTCCCAGCTTCCAACCTTCCTCCTCACTGGTATCCCAGGCCTGAGAGCAGCTCAGGTCTGGATCTCCATTCCCTTTTGCCTCCTTTACCTTTCTGGGAACAGCATGATCCTGCTGGTGATCGTTCGTGAGCAGAGCCTCCATGAGCCTATGTACTACTTTCTCTCTATGCTCTCCATCACAGACTTGAGCTTGTCTCTCTGCACACTTTCCACTACCCTTGGTGTCCTCTGGTTTGAAGCTCGAGAGATCAATTTAAATGCGTGTATTGCCCAGATGTTCTTTCTCCATGGGTTTACTTTCATGGAATCCGGAGTTCTGCTGGCCATGGCCTTTGATCGTTTTGTGGCTATCTGTGATCCACTAAGATATACCACTATTCTTACCAATGCCAGGATTGCCCAGATTGGCACAATTGTGTTGATAAGGAATGTTGCCGTCATGTTGCCAGTTGTGCTCTTTGTCAAGAGGTTGTCCTTCTGCAGTTCTCTGGTTCTTTCACATTCATACTGCTACCATGTAGATGTCATCCAGCTCTCATGTACAGACAACAGAATCAATAGCGTTCTTGGTCTGTTTGCACTATTCTCTACTACAGGGTTTGACTGCCCTTGCATCTTGCTGTCCTATGTACTGATCATCCGATCTGTCCTCAGCATTGCTTCCTCTGATGAGCGACAGAAAGCCTTCAATACATGCATATCCCACATCAGTGCTGTTGCCATCTTCTACATTCCTCTCATCAGCTTGTCTCTTGTACACCGCTACGGCCATTCAGCACCCGCCTTTGTCCACACCGTCATGGCCAACGTCTTCCTGCTCATCCCTCCTGTGCTCAACCCTATAATCTACAGTGTGAAGACGAAGCAGATTCGAAAGGCTATTCTCAAGGTGTtaaatcagaaacaaaaccagCTTTAA